In Lacrimispora indolis DSM 755, a genomic segment contains:
- the murA gene encoding UDP-N-acetylglucosamine 1-carboxyvinyltransferase yields MSVIQVQGLRSLKGEIKIQGSKNAVLPMMAAAVLHKGTTVIHNVPRIQDVFCMLGILEHIGCICGFDGHSLTINASTLTQAEIPEAYIKSMRSSIMLSGPLLGRTGNAVTSFPGGCSIGERPIGLHLSAFRKLGAVIEEKGDKLLASADRLMGADIYFPFPSVGATENALMAAVYAQGVTVIHGAAKEPEIITLCEFLNNMGAKIHGTGTSRLAVTGVKELCDSEFTVAGDRIVAGTYLMAVMAAEGNIVLQGIQPGHLTSVLTLTEKMGADIKQYENQLEVSMRGRPDCIDVMTEPYPGFPTDLQSQLMAVMASSKGTGRLKETIFEGRFGTAKELQKLGADIIIEGKRAVVRGLYPLKGNRVTATDLRGGAALVVAGLACEGVTEIHECHHIERGYVDICSDLSSLGAAIRGME; encoded by the coding sequence TTGTCAGTCATACAGGTCCAGGGGTTACGATCCTTAAAAGGTGAGATAAAAATTCAGGGTTCCAAAAATGCTGTTCTGCCCATGATGGCAGCAGCGGTTCTCCATAAAGGTACAACAGTGATTCATAATGTCCCCAGGATACAGGATGTGTTCTGTATGCTGGGGATACTTGAGCATATTGGCTGTATATGCGGCTTTGACGGCCATTCCTTGACAATTAATGCATCGACTCTGACACAGGCGGAAATACCGGAAGCGTATATAAAGAGCATGCGCTCCTCTATTATGCTGTCTGGTCCGCTCCTTGGAAGGACCGGGAATGCGGTCACCAGCTTTCCCGGAGGGTGTTCCATAGGGGAACGACCCATTGGCCTGCACTTGTCTGCCTTTCGGAAACTTGGGGCGGTCATTGAGGAAAAGGGTGATAAGCTTCTGGCGTCCGCGGATCGGCTGATGGGCGCCGATATTTATTTTCCCTTTCCAAGCGTGGGAGCTACGGAAAACGCCCTGATGGCTGCTGTATATGCCCAGGGGGTAACTGTCATCCATGGAGCTGCAAAGGAACCGGAGATCATTACTCTTTGTGAATTCTTAAACAATATGGGCGCCAAAATCCATGGGACCGGTACTTCCAGGCTGGCGGTCACGGGCGTAAAAGAGCTTTGTGATTCTGAATTTACTGTGGCAGGTGACAGGATTGTTGCAGGAACTTATTTAATGGCTGTTATGGCTGCTGAAGGAAATATTGTGCTCCAGGGAATCCAACCCGGGCATTTAACCTCTGTTCTTACTCTTACTGAAAAAATGGGTGCTGATATAAAACAGTATGAAAACCAGTTGGAGGTATCCATGAGAGGGCGTCCTGACTGCATAGATGTTATGACAGAACCTTATCCGGGATTTCCCACGGATCTTCAGTCGCAGTTAATGGCTGTCATGGCCTCATCAAAAGGCACCGGCAGGCTGAAAGAAACCATTTTTGAAGGACGTTTTGGGACAGCAAAGGAGTTGCAGAAGCTTGGGGCAGATATTATAATAGAAGGAAAAAGGGCTGTGGTGCGCGGGCTTTATCCTTTAAAGGGAAACCGGGTAACTGCCACAGATCTGCGGGGAGGCGCGGCCCTTGTGGTTGCAGGTCTTGCCTGTGAAGGCGTGACTGAGATCCATGAGTGCCACCATATTGAACGGGGATATGTAGACATCTGCAGCGACTTAAGCAGTCTTGGTGCAGCGATCAGAGGGATGGAATGA
- a CDS encoding cell division protein FtsQ/DivIB, which produces MKDLRKSRRRIKFGIAAAVIFLGTVIFLSLQIRDITVSGNKKYTSEQIVDFIFKDGWDRNAVFCLYKDRFRKHEQIPFVEDYKIVFQSPVKVEVIVYEKSVVGYVSYMGSYMYFDKDGIVVESSSGKLDGIPWVTGLQFGHIALHQPLPVEKGKIFSEILNLTQLLSTKEIPVDQIRYDSRGDATLFMGDIKVFLGSNDQMNGKISELKNQLPVLGGLSGTLYLDTYDEADTVTSYRFVKNK; this is translated from the coding sequence ATGAAAGATTTAAGAAAAAGCAGAAGAAGAATTAAATTTGGAATTGCAGCCGCCGTGATATTTCTGGGAACAGTCATTTTTTTGTCACTGCAGATCAGGGATATTACGGTGAGCGGCAATAAAAAGTACACATCGGAGCAGATTGTTGATTTTATATTTAAGGACGGCTGGGACCGGAATGCGGTTTTTTGTCTCTATAAGGATCGTTTTAGAAAGCATGAACAGATCCCTTTTGTGGAGGACTACAAAATCGTATTCCAAAGCCCGGTAAAGGTTGAAGTGATCGTCTATGAGAAGTCCGTGGTAGGTTATGTCTCCTATATGGGCAGCTATATGTATTTTGACAAGGATGGCATCGTTGTGGAAAGCTCCAGCGGAAAGCTTGACGGTATTCCGTGGGTTACGGGGCTGCAGTTCGGACATATCGCTCTGCACCAGCCCCTGCCGGTGGAAAAAGGGAAGATCTTCAGTGAGATCCTGAACCTGACCCAGCTTTTATCAACCAAGGAAATTCCGGTTGACCAGATCCGGTATGATTCCCGGGGAGATGCGACTCTTTTCATGGGAGATATTAAGGTTTTTCTTGGAAGCAATGACCAGATGAATGGAAAAATCTCCGAGTTAAAGAACCAGCTTCCTGTTTTGGGAGGATTATCAGGGACCCTTTATCTTGATACATATGATGAGGCGGATACTGTCACTTCTTACAGGTTTGTGAAGAATAAATGA
- the ftsZ gene encoding cell division protein FtsZ — protein MLEIKINEADNAARILVIGVGGAGNNAVNRMIDENIAGVEFLGINTDKQALQFCKAPTAMQIGEKLTKGLGAGAKPEIGEKAAEENADDLAQAMKGADMVFVTCGMGGGTGTGAAPVVAKIAKDMGILTVGVVTKPFRFEARTRMSNANNGIERLKESVDTLIVIPNDRLLEIVDRRTTMPDALKKADEVLQQAVQGITDLINVPGLINLDFADVQTVMTDKGIAHIGIGRAKGDEKALEAVKQAVSSPLLETTIEGASHVIINISGDISLVEANEAASYVQEMAGDEANIIFGAMYDENAHDEASITVIATGLDLQSETPVSKVMTNFSNPNYKQPKAAAQNQAVNQEAAATAATPGYNQNYNPNYGNANYSNPAYNNQNYPNNNSNYNNQNYGNQNYGAGNYTKPNYQGQNNAQGTPPQGGGQPYRPTVNKEVQINIPDFLRNKR, from the coding sequence TTGTTAGAGATTAAGATAAATGAGGCGGATAATGCGGCAAGAATTCTGGTAATCGGAGTAGGCGGTGCAGGTAACAATGCGGTGAACCGCATGATCGATGAGAATATAGCTGGTGTTGAATTTCTTGGAATCAATACGGACAAGCAGGCTCTGCAGTTTTGCAAGGCTCCTACAGCCATGCAGATCGGAGAGAAACTGACAAAAGGTCTTGGTGCAGGCGCCAAGCCGGAGATCGGTGAAAAAGCGGCAGAGGAGAATGCGGACGATCTGGCCCAGGCCATGAAGGGTGCGGATATGGTATTCGTTACCTGCGGAATGGGCGGCGGTACTGGTACCGGAGCAGCTCCTGTTGTGGCCAAGATCGCAAAGGATATGGGAATTCTTACTGTGGGCGTTGTGACAAAACCTTTCCGTTTTGAAGCAAGGACCCGTATGAGCAATGCAAATAACGGTATTGAACGTTTAAAAGAGAGTGTAGATACATTAATCGTAATCCCTAATGACCGTCTTCTGGAAATCGTGGACAGGCGCACCACCATGCCGGATGCCTTAAAAAAAGCAGATGAAGTCCTTCAGCAGGCCGTACAGGGCATTACAGATTTAATCAATGTGCCGGGACTCATTAACCTGGACTTTGCAGATGTTCAGACAGTAATGACAGACAAGGGCATTGCCCATATCGGTATCGGCAGGGCAAAGGGTGATGAAAAGGCATTGGAAGCCGTAAAGCAGGCGGTATCCAGTCCGTTGCTTGAGACTACCATTGAGGGCGCTTCTCATGTCATCATTAACATTTCCGGTGATATCAGCCTGGTGGAAGCAAATGAGGCTGCCAGCTATGTCCAGGAGATGGCAGGAGATGAAGCAAACATTATTTTTGGAGCAATGTATGATGAGAATGCTCATGACGAAGCCAGCATTACCGTGATCGCAACCGGTCTGGACCTCCAGTCTGAGACTCCGGTGTCCAAGGTCATGACGAATTTTTCCAATCCTAACTATAAACAGCCAAAAGCAGCAGCTCAGAACCAGGCCGTGAATCAGGAGGCAGCCGCTACTGCAGCAACTCCCGGATATAACCAGAACTATAATCCTAACTACGGAAATGCCAATTATTCCAACCCGGCTTATAATAATCAGAATTATCCAAATAACAACAGCAACTATAATAACCAGAATTATGGAAACCAGAACTACGGAGCCGGAAACTATACTAAGCCCAATTATCAGGGACAGAATAATGCCCAGGGTACTCCTCCTCAGGGAGGCGGACAGCCCTATCGTCCAACCGTGAACAAGGAAGTTCAGATCAACATTCCGGATTTTTTAAGAAATAAAAGATAA
- a CDS encoding helix-turn-helix domain-containing protein produces MSEKEQDWEISEDYYNSKENEKNLSLEDFITESDKETAGFEPSGQNDELLKKTIGDVHQVLVLAQEGKSIPEIASITGFQEKYVYDIQVCAQGFREDDEIAVAHLVLG; encoded by the coding sequence ATGTCAGAGAAAGAACAGGATTGGGAGATTTCAGAGGATTATTATAACAGCAAGGAAAATGAAAAGAATCTGTCTTTGGAAGATTTTATCACGGAATCTGACAAGGAGACCGCTGGCTTTGAACCTTCCGGCCAAAACGATGAACTGTTAAAAAAGACAATTGGGGATGTCCATCAGGTGCTGGTCTTGGCTCAGGAAGGAAAGAGCATTCCGGAGATTGCTTCCATTACAGGCTTTCAAGAGAAATACGTTTATGATATACAGGTTTGTGCCCAGGGCTTCAGGGAGGATGACGAGATTGCAGTGGCTCATCTGGTGCTGGGTTAG
- the metF gene encoding methylenetetrahydrofolate reductase [NAD(P)H], with the protein MKIKDILSQGKPTLSFEVFPPKTEDKYESVERAAAEIAKLNPAFMSVTYGAGGGTSRYTVDIASALHHEYHVTALAHLTCVSSTKDKVHQVLGELKKAGIENVLALRGDMPADAPVKREYNYASELIREIKEAGDFCIGAACYPEGHVESASKTIDMDYLKQKVEAGCDFVTTQMFFDNNILYNYLYRIREKGVTVPVVAGIMPVTNVRQIIRSCQLSGTYLPSRFKAIVDRFGENPAAMKQAGIAYATEQIIDLIANGVNAIHVYSMNKPDVALKIKENLSEIL; encoded by the coding sequence ATGAAAATTAAAGACATATTGAGCCAGGGGAAGCCTACCTTGTCCTTTGAAGTATTTCCTCCTAAAACCGAGGATAAATATGAATCAGTGGAACGGGCGGCGGCGGAGATCGCAAAGCTGAATCCGGCTTTCATGAGTGTCACATACGGGGCAGGCGGGGGAACCAGCCGGTATACCGTTGATATCGCTTCTGCCTTGCACCATGAGTACCATGTGACGGCTCTGGCTCATCTGACCTGTGTTTCTTCCACCAAGGATAAGGTGCACCAGGTCCTTGGTGAACTGAAAAAGGCCGGAATAGAAAATGTGCTGGCTCTCCGGGGAGATATGCCTGCTGATGCTCCTGTTAAGAGAGAATACAATTACGCCTCTGAGCTGATCAGGGAAATAAAAGAGGCAGGGGATTTTTGCATTGGCGCTGCCTGTTATCCGGAAGGCCATGTAGAATCCGCCAGCAAGACCATTGATATGGATTACTTAAAACAGAAGGTGGAAGCAGGATGTGATTTTGTTACCACCCAGATGTTTTTTGACAATAATATTTTATACAATTACCTGTACCGAATCCGGGAAAAGGGTGTTACCGTTCCGGTGGTTGCAGGGATCATGCCTGTGACCAATGTGAGGCAGATCATCCGAAGCTGCCAGCTGTCAGGAACCTATCTGCCTTCCCGTTTTAAGGCTATTGTAGACAGGTTCGGAGAGAATCCGGCAGCTATGAAACAGGCAGGAATCGCCTATGCCACAGAACAGATCATTGACCTTATCGCCAACGGAGTAAATGCCATTCACGTTTATTCCATGAATAAGCCGGATGTGGCGTTAAAAATCAAGGAGAACCTTTCTGAGATACTGTGA
- a CDS encoding vitamin B12 dependent-methionine synthase activation domain-containing protein: MEISRKEIRRYLGYGKNEGDETVNALIEECVRELTAAASPKSISRVYPLELLDHDTIDFTVFKTRSRNLSRNLADCEQVILFAATLGAGVDVLLHKYTKLQMSKAVIMQAAAAAMIEEYCDEENRKLKQEYEDRKLYLRPRFSPGYGDFPLECQRNITAVLETPKRIGIMLTDSLLMTPSKSVTAVMGVSGKPYRCEIKGCESCVKTDCAYRRNE; encoded by the coding sequence ATGGAAATCAGCCGAAAGGAGATCCGGCGGTATCTGGGATACGGGAAAAATGAAGGGGATGAAACCGTAAATGCTTTGATTGAAGAATGCGTCAGAGAGCTTACGGCAGCTGCATCCCCAAAAAGCATAAGCCGGGTATATCCCCTGGAACTGCTTGACCATGACACAATCGATTTCACCGTATTTAAGACCAGAAGCCGGAATTTAAGCAGGAACTTAGCCGATTGTGAACAGGTGATCTTATTTGCCGCCACTTTAGGCGCGGGGGTTGATGTGCTCCTGCATAAATATACAAAGCTGCAGATGAGCAAAGCTGTTATCATGCAGGCTGCTGCAGCTGCCATGATTGAGGAATATTGTGACGAAGAGAACCGGAAGCTGAAGCAGGAGTATGAGGACAGGAAGCTGTATTTAAGGCCCAGATTCAGCCCTGGCTACGGAGACTTTCCCTTAGAGTGCCAGAGGAATATTACTGCGGTTCTGGAAACACCTAAAAGGATCGGGATTATGCTTACGGACAGCCTTCTCATGACGCCTTCCAAGTCTGTCACTGCGGTCATGGGAGTTAGCGGGAAACCTTACCGCTGTGAGATAAAGGGATGCGAATCCTGTGTAAAGACGGACTGTGCATACCGGAGAAATGAATGA
- a CDS encoding homocysteine S-methyltransferase family protein yields MAGILEEIKKRIVFFDGGTGSLLQASGLEPGELPETWNVKHPDIITKLHRDYLEAGADIIKTNTFGANGLKFHKGAEFDLEEVVTAALKNAKKAVETAVFPAGKKKGYIALDLGPTGKLLKPLGDLDFEDAYQMFSQVVRIGEKEGADLVLIETMSDSYEAKAAVLAAKENCSLPVFVTMIFDEKGKLLTGGNVESTVALLEGLGVDALGINCGLGPIQMKGILTDIMKVVSIPVIVNPNAGLPRSEGGKTVYDIDAGEFAAAMKEIAEEGACVIGGCCGTTPEHIEKTVALCKDFPVRHPDKKNRTVVSSYAQAVLIGDDPVIIGERINPTGKSKFKQALRDHNLEYILREGVTQQDNGAHVLDVNVGLPEIDEPSMMVEVIKELQSIIDLPLQIDTSNTEAMEQAMRVYNGKPLINSVNGKKEVMEAIFPLVKRYGGVVVALALDEAGIPETADGRIAVAKKIYEKAAEYGIEKKDIIIDALCMTVSSDSKGALTTLETLRRVRNELEGRTILGVSNISFGLPQREIINATFFAMALQNGLSAAIINPNSEAMMRSYYSFRTLADLDPQCSGYISVYSGQVATLGETVRPGTSSLASGVSGGDMPLSESIAKGLKDRAHAAVTELLKEQEPLAIINGEMIPALDRVGKGFENGTVFLPQLLMSAEAAKAAFEVIKEKMAEGGLAQEKKGKIILATVKGDIHDIGKNIVKVLLENYSYDVIDLGKDVPPEKIVETAVEEEVKLVGLSALMTTTVPSMEETIRQLRETASSVKVMVGGAVLTEGYAKTIGADQYCRDAMASVNYAEGVFHVK; encoded by the coding sequence ATGGCAGGAATTTTAGAAGAGATAAAGAAACGGATCGTATTTTTTGACGGCGGAACAGGAAGTCTTTTGCAGGCCAGCGGCTTAGAACCGGGAGAACTGCCGGAGACATGGAATGTAAAGCACCCGGATATTATTACAAAGCTTCATCGTGATTATCTGGAAGCGGGGGCAGACATCATAAAGACAAATACCTTTGGGGCCAATGGTCTGAAATTCCACAAAGGAGCAGAATTTGATCTGGAAGAGGTGGTGACTGCGGCGTTAAAAAATGCAAAAAAAGCGGTTGAAACGGCTGTCTTTCCGGCTGGAAAGAAAAAGGGGTATATTGCACTTGATTTAGGTCCTACTGGAAAGCTTTTAAAGCCTTTGGGAGATTTGGATTTTGAAGATGCCTACCAGATGTTTTCCCAGGTAGTTAGGATCGGAGAGAAGGAAGGCGCGGACCTGGTGCTCATTGAGACCATGAGCGACAGCTATGAGGCAAAGGCGGCTGTGCTGGCTGCAAAGGAAAACTGCAGCCTTCCCGTATTTGTGACCATGATTTTTGATGAAAAAGGAAAGCTTTTGACCGGAGGAAACGTAGAATCCACGGTCGCCCTTTTAGAGGGCCTGGGGGTCGATGCCCTGGGAATCAACTGCGGCCTGGGCCCGATTCAGATGAAGGGCATTTTAACAGACATCATGAAGGTGGTTTCCATACCGGTTATTGTAAATCCCAATGCAGGGCTTCCAAGAAGCGAAGGCGGGAAAACAGTTTATGATATTGATGCGGGAGAATTCGCGGCTGCCATGAAGGAAATTGCAGAGGAAGGAGCCTGTGTAATCGGCGGCTGCTGCGGAACCACGCCAGAACACATTGAAAAGACGGTGGCCCTTTGTAAGGATTTTCCTGTCAGGCATCCGGATAAGAAAAACAGGACTGTGGTTTCTTCTTATGCACAGGCGGTCCTGATCGGTGATGACCCGGTCATCATCGGAGAGAGGATCAATCCAACGGGGAAATCCAAGTTTAAGCAGGCCCTTCGGGATCACAACCTGGAATATATCCTTCGGGAAGGGGTGACCCAGCAGGACAATGGGGCCCATGTTCTGGATGTGAACGTTGGACTTCCGGAAATAGATGAACCCTCCATGATGGTGGAAGTGATCAAGGAGCTTCAAAGCATCATCGACCTGCCCCTTCAGATCGACACCTCCAATACGGAGGCAATGGAGCAGGCTATGAGGGTGTATAACGGAAAGCCCCTCATCAATTCCGTAAATGGGAAAAAGGAAGTGATGGAGGCCATTTTCCCGCTGGTAAAACGGTACGGAGGCGTTGTGGTCGCCCTTGCTCTTGATGAGGCTGGAATCCCGGAGACAGCAGACGGAAGGATTGCTGTTGCAAAGAAAATCTATGAGAAGGCCGCAGAATATGGAATTGAGAAAAAAGACATTATCATAGATGCCCTTTGCATGACGGTCAGCTCTGACAGCAAAGGGGCACTGACCACTCTTGAAACCTTAAGAAGGGTCCGGAATGAGCTGGAAGGCAGGACCATACTGGGGGTTTCCAACATTTCCTTTGGTCTTCCCCAAAGGGAGATCATCAATGCCACCTTTTTTGCAATGGCCCTTCAAAACGGCCTGAGTGCCGCCATCATAAACCCCAATTCAGAAGCAATGATGCGTTCTTATTACAGCTTTCGGACTCTGGCGGATTTAGATCCCCAGTGCAGCGGTTATATATCGGTTTACAGCGGTCAGGTGGCTACGTTGGGGGAAACGGTAAGGCCGGGAACTTCCTCCCTGGCAAGCGGCGTTTCCGGGGGCGATATGCCCCTTTCAGAAAGCATTGCAAAGGGCCTTAAGGACCGGGCCCATGCCGCGGTAACGGAGCTGTTAAAGGAGCAGGAGCCTCTGGCCATCATAAATGGGGAGATGATCCCTGCTTTGGACCGGGTGGGAAAGGGCTTTGAAAATGGAACAGTATTTCTGCCTCAGCTTCTTATGAGTGCGGAAGCTGCCAAGGCAGCTTTTGAGGTCATAAAAGAGAAGATGGCGGAAGGCGGTCTGGCACAGGAGAAAAAGGGAAAGATCATCCTGGCTACGGTCAAGGGAGATATTCATGATATCGGCAAGAATATTGTAAAGGTCCTTCTGGAAAACTACAGCTATGATGTGATTGACCTGGGAAAGGACGTTCCTCCGGAGAAGATCGTGGAAACTGCGGTGGAAGAAGAGGTAAAGCTGGTAGGCTTAAGCGCTCTTATGACCACCACGGTCCCCAGCATGGAAGAGACCATCAGACAGCTTAGGGAGACCGCTTCTTCTGTGAAAGTGATGGTAGGAGGTGCCGTGCTTACGGAAGGATATGCAAAGACCATCGGCGCAGACCAGTACTGCCGGGATGCCATGGCTTCCGTCAATTATGCGGAAGGAGTATTTCACGTAAAATAA
- the trpS gene encoding tryptophan--tRNA ligase, protein MGKIILTGDRPTGKLHIGHYVGSLKRRVELQNSGEFDEIFIMIADAQALTDNADNPEKVRQNIIEVALDYLSCGLDPKKCTLFIQSQIPELTELSFYYMNLVTVSRLQRNPTVKSEIAMRNFETSIPVGFFTYPISQAADITAFQATTVPVGEDQEPMIEQTREIVRKFNSVYGEALVEPEILLPDNKACLRLPGTDGKAKMSKSLGNCIYLSDTEDEVKKKVMSMYTDPNHIQVSDPGEVEGNTVFTYLDAFCKDEDFEKYLPDYKNLDELKDHYRRGGLGDVKVKRFLNSVLQAELEPIRRRRKEYEANIPYVYQILKEGSDKAEAAAARTLKGVKEAMKINYFDDLEYIEEQARKYKGQE, encoded by the coding sequence ATGGGAAAGATTATTTTAACAGGGGACCGGCCTACCGGAAAGCTCCATATCGGCCATTACGTAGGTTCGTTAAAGCGCAGGGTGGAACTGCAGAATTCCGGGGAATTTGACGAGATTTTTATTATGATCGCGGATGCTCAGGCGCTTACGGACAATGCCGATAATCCGGAAAAGGTCCGTCAGAATATTATTGAGGTTGCGCTGGATTACCTTTCCTGCGGGCTGGACCCGAAGAAATGTACTCTGTTCATCCAGTCACAGATTCCGGAGCTTACAGAGCTGTCCTTTTATTATATGAATCTGGTAACCGTATCCAGGCTGCAGCGGAACCCTACGGTAAAATCCGAGATTGCCATGAGGAATTTTGAAACCAGCATTCCCGTAGGTTTCTTTACCTATCCAATCAGCCAGGCAGCAGACATTACGGCGTTCCAGGCCACTACGGTGCCTGTGGGAGAGGACCAGGAGCCTATGATCGAGCAGACCAGGGAAATTGTGCGCAAGTTCAATTCCGTTTATGGAGAAGCTCTTGTGGAGCCGGAGATTCTGCTTCCTGATAATAAGGCGTGCTTGCGGCTTCCGGGAACTGACGGCAAGGCCAAGATGAGCAAGTCTCTTGGAAACTGCATTTATTTATCCGATACAGAAGATGAAGTTAAGAAAAAGGTCATGAGCATGTACACAGACCCTAACCACATCCAGGTTTCCGACCCGGGAGAAGTGGAAGGGAATACGGTATTCACCTATCTTGATGCCTTCTGCAAGGATGAGGATTTTGAAAAATATCTTCCTGATTATAAGAATCTTGATGAGCTTAAAGATCACTACAGGCGGGGCGGTTTAGGCGATGTAAAGGTGAAGCGGTTCTTAAACAGTGTCCTTCAGGCGGAATTAGAGCCGATCCGCAGAAGACGTAAGGAATATGAAGCCAACATTCCTTACGTATATCAGATATTAAAAGAGGGAAGCGACAAAGCTGAGGCAGCGGCGGCCCGGACTTTAAAGGGTGTAAAGGAAGCCATGAAGATCAATTATTTTGATGATCTGGAATATATTGAGGAACAGGCAAGAAAGTATAAGGGCCAGGAATAG
- a CDS encoding RDAC family protein, which yields MKIVSITEILECNEWIRSKGLEFKIHLRDACGKQSCWIQSLNNKNGREQWEELYKALEEFFAGLRFRLEYGKDKTDFWLL from the coding sequence ATGAAAATTGTATCCATCACCGAAATTTTGGAATGCAATGAATGGATCAGGAGCAAGGGCCTGGAATTTAAGATCCATTTAAGGGACGCCTGCGGGAAACAGTCCTGCTGGATCCAATCCTTAAATAACAAAAACGGCAGGGAACAATGGGAGGAGCTTTATAAGGCTTTAGAGGAGTTCTTTGCCGGACTCCGGTTTCGTCTGGAATACGGAAAGGATAAAACTGACTTCTGGCTGTTGTAA
- a CDS encoding NCS2 family permease, protein MEQFFKLKENGTNVTTEIIAGITTFFAMAYIIVVNPNTLSQAGMEWGAVFLATIISAIIGTLIMGLVANVPYAQAPGMGLNAFFVYTVCFGLKFTWQQALSMVFICGLLNILITVTRIRKYIIKAIPTSLQNAIGGGIGIFIAYIGLLNAGAINFEAGVPAMSVIATKALVLFIIGLVLIIVLTVLNVKGGILIGIILTTLIGIPLGITKTGDTVNFSEALAVLPTTFGVIFTADGLPSLFGDMAKLPLVLITIFSFSLSDTFDTIGTFIGTGRRSGIFSAEDEASLESGKGFSSKMDKALFADATATSIGAIFGTSNTTTYVESAAGIGAGGRTGLTSVVVAVCFALSAFLSSFISAVPSVATAPALVIVGCMMISSFKEIEWTQLEEAIPAFFAGVFMALCYSISYGIAAAFIFYCIVKICKKKANELNPIIVVATILFVINFILQAFL, encoded by the coding sequence ATGGAGCAGTTTTTTAAGCTTAAGGAAAATGGAACAAATGTCACAACTGAGATTATAGCCGGGATCACCACATTTTTTGCTATGGCGTACATCATTGTCGTTAATCCTAATACGTTAAGCCAGGCAGGTATGGAGTGGGGAGCAGTATTTTTGGCAACCATCATTTCTGCTATTATTGGTACTTTAATTATGGGCCTTGTAGCTAATGTACCATATGCTCAGGCTCCGGGTATGGGATTAAATGCATTTTTTGTTTACACTGTTTGTTTTGGATTGAAATTTACATGGCAGCAGGCTTTGTCAATGGTTTTCATCTGTGGTCTTCTTAATATTTTAATCACAGTGACCAGGATCCGTAAGTACATCATCAAAGCCATTCCAACAAGCTTGCAGAACGCCATTGGCGGAGGCATCGGCATCTTTATTGCATACATAGGTCTTTTAAATGCAGGTGCTATCAATTTTGAGGCAGGGGTTCCTGCAATGTCTGTGATTGCAACAAAAGCTCTTGTTTTATTTATTATAGGTCTTGTGTTAATTATTGTATTGACTGTATTGAATGTAAAAGGCGGTATTTTAATCGGTATAATTTTAACGACTTTGATCGGTATTCCGTTAGGCATTACAAAAACAGGAGATACCGTAAATTTTTCAGAAGCTTTGGCAGTGCTTCCAACCACGTTTGGAGTAATTTTTACGGCAGACGGACTTCCTTCTTTGTTTGGTGATATGGCTAAGCTTCCCCTGGTATTAATAACCATTTTCTCTTTCAGCCTATCCGATACATTTGATACAATCGGAACGTTCATTGGAACAGGCCGCAGAAGCGGAATCTTCAGCGCGGAAGATGAAGCCTCCTTAGAATCAGGCAAAGGGTTCTCTTCCAAGATGGATAAAGCGCTGTTTGCAGATGCCACAGCAACTTCCATTGGTGCCATTTTTGGTACTTCAAACACGACTACCTATGTGGAAAGTGCAGCTGGCATCGGAGCCGGCGGACGTACCGGCCTTACTTCCGTAGTTGTAGCAGTTTGTTTTGCCTTAAGTGCATTCTTGTCCTCCTTTATCAGTGCAGTTCCATCTGTGGCAACAGCGCCTGCTCTTGTTATTGTTGGCTGTATGATGATTTCGTCATTTAAGGAGATTGAGTGGACTCAGTTGGAAGAAGCGATTCCTGCTTTCTTTGCCGGTGTGTTTATGGCACTTTGCTACAGCATTTCTTACGGTATTGCGGCAGCATTTATTTTCTACTGCATTGTAAAGATCTGCAAGAAGAAGGCAAATGAACTGAATCCTATTATTGTAGTGGCGACAATTCTCTTTGTTATAAATTTTATATTACAGGCGTTTCTGTAA